A single window of Spirochaetota bacterium DNA harbors:
- a CDS encoding MoxR family ATPase, producing MDYVEIEKLSERVKEASVFAARIREEIGKIIIGQERLVERIIIAFISGGHVLLEGLPGLAKTLTVRAFARCIDAAFSRIQFTPDLLPADLIGTRIYNPKELDFFTRKGPVFTNILLADEVNRAPAKVQSALLQAMEERAVTIGAETHVLPSPFMVLATQNPIEQEGTYPLPEAQVDRFFMKCLVGYPADGEEKELLRRYGEIDLARVGVVTDAVALSEVAALVAGIYIDERLIDYIVNIVRETRNPASATLAGLVEFGASPRASIALMKAARCMAFLRGRGYVTPDDIKEVGADVLRHRVVLSYEAEAARTSADDVVKIVLDSVEVP from the coding sequence ATGGATTACGTCGAGATAGAGAAGCTTTCGGAGCGTGTGAAGGAGGCGAGTGTCTTCGCCGCGCGTATCAGGGAAGAGATCGGAAAGATCATCATCGGGCAGGAAAGGCTCGTGGAGCGCATCATCATCGCGTTTATCTCGGGCGGGCATGTGCTGCTCGAGGGACTGCCAGGCCTCGCTAAAACGCTTACCGTTCGCGCTTTCGCCCGCTGCATCGACGCCGCCTTCAGCCGTATCCAGTTCACACCGGACCTGCTCCCGGCGGACCTCATCGGCACTCGGATCTACAATCCGAAAGAGCTCGACTTTTTTACACGCAAGGGGCCCGTCTTCACCAACATCCTCCTTGCCGACGAGGTGAACCGCGCGCCGGCGAAGGTCCAGTCGGCTCTTTTGCAGGCGATGGAGGAGCGCGCTGTAACCATCGGCGCGGAAACGCACGTACTTCCCTCGCCCTTCATGGTGCTCGCCACGCAGAACCCCATCGAACAGGAGGGAACGTATCCGCTCCCGGAAGCCCAGGTGGACCGATTCTTCATGAAATGCCTGGTGGGCTATCCCGCGGACGGCGAAGAGAAGGAGCTGCTGCGACGCTACGGTGAAATCGATCTGGCGAGGGTGGGGGTTGTGACCGACGCCGTCGCGCTTTCCGAGGTCGCGGCGCTCGTCGCCGGCATCTATATTGACGAGCGGCTCATCGACTACATTGTAAACATCGTACGGGAAACCAGAAACCCCGCGAGCGCCACGCTGGCGGGCCTTGTAGAGTTCGGGGCCAGCCCCCGGGCCTCGATCGCGCTCATGAAGGCGGCGCGCTGCATGGCGTTTCTGCGGGGGCGTGGGTATGTAACGCCCGACGATATCAAGGAGGTGGGCGCCGACGTGCTGCGCCACCGCGTGGTGCTGAGTTACGAGGCCGAAGCCGCCCGCACGAGCGCGGACGATGTCGTGAAGATCGTCTTAGACTCGGTGGAGGTGCCGTAA
- a CDS encoding DUF58 domain-containing protein — translation MEPAERALFRKLRIKLRRRVEDLFAGEYHSAFRGYGLLFDGVREYMYGDDVRNIDWNVSARANNLYVKEYIEERELSIVLAVDMSASIDYGTSRSKRDLLLDAAALLLYLARVNNDRISVLLFADSVEKYIPPRKGRGVMYALHDEIARFEPGARGTNISVAVDFLRKVLKKRSVIFMLSDFLDSDYLTGLRLLGRRHDVVPVVLSDPAERGAGFLGLAEYVDLETGKTILTETIPTGIAAPDFPGFETIRLSTDMPVEKPVLEFLRKRSRAHRATAP, via the coding sequence ATGGAGCCTGCCGAACGGGCGCTCTTTCGAAAGCTCCGGATAAAGCTGCGCAGGAGGGTTGAGGACCTCTTTGCCGGCGAGTATCACTCCGCGTTCCGGGGATACGGGCTCCTCTTCGACGGAGTGCGCGAGTACATGTACGGAGACGATGTCCGCAATATCGACTGGAACGTTTCGGCGCGGGCGAACAACCTGTATGTGAAGGAGTACATAGAGGAGCGCGAGCTTTCCATCGTGCTGGCCGTGGACATGTCGGCCTCGATAGACTATGGGACCTCGCGCAGCAAGCGGGACCTTCTTCTGGACGCGGCCGCGCTTCTGCTCTATCTCGCGCGCGTGAACAACGACCGAATATCGGTTCTACTCTTCGCCGACAGTGTCGAGAAATACATCCCCCCCCGGAAGGGGCGCGGCGTCATGTACGCGCTGCACGACGAGATCGCGCGGTTCGAGCCCGGCGCCAGAGGGACCAATATTTCAGTTGCGGTCGATTTTCTAAGAAAGGTACTTAAAAAAAGAAGCGTTATTTTTATGCTCTCGGATTTTCTCGACAGCGACTATCTTACGGGGCTTCGTCTTCTCGGCAGGAGGCACGACGTCGTTCCTGTCGTCCTTTCGGACCCCGCGGAGCGGGGCGCGGGCTTTCTCGGCCTGGCGGAATACGTCGACCTCGAAACTGGGAAAACCATTCTTACCGAAACCATTCCCACGGGCATTGCGGCTCCGGATTTTCCGGGATTCGAAACGATCCGCCTGAGCACCGACATGCCCGTTGAAAAACCGGTGCTCGAATTCTTGCGGAAACGAAGTCGCGCCCACCGCGCGACGGCCCCGTGA
- a CDS encoding VWA domain-containing protein codes for MAGPDFKDPLYLLLLVPFAAMVALYLYRRIGQRGAAIAVSSEMVVGLRTSIRVATYRFLPVLRFASIFLLIIALARPGKSVDLTSIKNPGIDIMIVLDVSDSMMGEDFEPDHRLGVARRVVKDFIARRTTDRLGLVVFSGDAYLHCPLTLDHAVVGELVDELDFDTVEEEGTAIGEAIALAAARMIESTAKSRIILLLTDGMNNRGGIDPETAAALCAESGIRVYAVGIGRDGRVPYPAGGGLFRSRRFLVNHFDEKTLRNVADVTGGKFYRAESGGVLWENVRDIDRLERSDIETKVYREFHDGFQFFLAAAMLLFFLEITLRSVFYRKVP; via the coding sequence GTGGCAGGCCCTGACTTTAAAGATCCACTGTATCTTTTGCTATTGGTACCGTTCGCGGCGATGGTCGCCCTGTATTTGTACCGGCGCATCGGTCAGCGCGGCGCGGCGATTGCCGTCTCTTCCGAGATGGTCGTGGGATTGCGCACATCGATCCGGGTCGCAACCTACCGGTTCCTTCCCGTTCTGCGCTTCGCCTCGATCTTTCTGCTCATCATCGCGCTTGCGCGGCCGGGGAAAAGCGTCGACCTTACAAGCATCAAAAATCCCGGTATCGATATCATGATCGTACTGGATGTTTCCGACTCCATGATGGGCGAAGATTTCGAGCCGGATCATCGTCTGGGGGTCGCCAGACGGGTCGTGAAGGATTTCATCGCGCGCAGGACGACCGACCGCCTGGGCCTTGTCGTATTCTCGGGCGATGCATATCTGCACTGCCCGCTGACCCTGGACCACGCCGTGGTGGGGGAGCTTGTTGACGAGCTCGATTTCGATACCGTCGAGGAAGAGGGGACCGCCATCGGCGAGGCGATCGCGCTTGCGGCGGCCCGGATGATCGAGAGCACCGCGAAGAGCCGGATCATCCTGCTTCTCACCGACGGCATGAACAACCGCGGCGGGATCGATCCCGAAACGGCGGCCGCGTTATGCGCTGAATCAGGTATCAGGGTATATGCAGTGGGAATCGGCAGGGACGGTCGTGTTCCCTATCCCGCCGGCGGCGGGCTATTCCGTTCCCGGAGGTTTCTCGTAAACCATTTCGACGAAAAAACGCTTCGCAACGTCGCCGATGTGACGGGCGGGAAGTTCTACCGCGCCGAATCGGGGGGCGTGCTCTGGGAGAACGTTCGGGACATCGACCGGCTCGAGAGGAGCGATATCGAGACGAAGGTGTACCGCGAATTTCATGACGGATTCCAGTTTTTTCTCGCGGCCGCGATGCTGCTGTTCTTCCTCGAAATTACGCTGCGCTCTGTATTTTACCGGAAGGTGCCATGA